In Desulfomicrobium apsheronum, one genomic interval encodes:
- a CDS encoding pyridoxal phosphate-dependent aminotransferase: protein MRIADRIARLGTETAFAVAARAAAHKAAGHEVFPFHLGDMNIPTPQNVMDAACGAMRAGKTGYCPSPGIPELRDALAGDVSAARGVDYSMENVAIQPGGKPVIGKFIMACMNPGEEVLYPNPGYPIYESQIEYHGGVAVPYRYVRDDAGFHIDLDYLESLVTPRTKAIIINDLQNPLGAECTPQERERLAYLAMRHNLSVLLDEAYFDIRYGGKSSSLAAIPGMQARSIILYTFSKKFAMTGWRLGAAIGPKAVIDIIAKLNVNDESCSNHFIQHGALEGLTGDQSGPRAILETLKERRDIAVDLLNSMPGVSCPRPEATFYLFPEVTELMARKGFGADYAAFAEDVLVRTGVSLCTRLHFGRPLPGEKQRFVRLAYSGIGADEIRKGLLALKAYAEA, encoded by the coding sequence ATGCGCATCGCAGACAGAATCGCACGACTCGGCACCGAGACGGCCTTTGCCGTGGCCGCCCGCGCCGCCGCCCACAAGGCCGCCGGCCACGAGGTCTTTCCCTTCCATCTGGGCGACATGAACATCCCGACGCCCCAAAACGTCATGGACGCCGCCTGCGGGGCCATGCGCGCCGGGAAGACCGGCTATTGCCCGAGCCCCGGCATCCCGGAACTGCGCGACGCCCTGGCCGGGGATGTGAGCGCGGCCAGGGGAGTGGACTACTCCATGGAGAATGTGGCCATCCAGCCCGGCGGCAAGCCCGTCATCGGCAAATTCATCATGGCCTGCATGAATCCTGGCGAGGAGGTCCTCTACCCCAACCCGGGCTACCCCATCTACGAGTCCCAGATCGAATACCACGGAGGGGTTGCGGTGCCCTACCGCTACGTACGTGACGACGCGGGTTTCCATATCGACCTCGATTACCTGGAGAGCCTCGTCACGCCGCGAACCAAGGCCATCATCATCAACGACCTGCAAAACCCGCTCGGGGCCGAATGCACGCCGCAGGAGCGCGAACGACTGGCCTATCTGGCCATGCGCCACAACCTGTCAGTCCTTCTGGACGAGGCCTATTTCGACATCCGCTACGGCGGAAAAAGCTCCTCGCTGGCCGCCATTCCAGGCATGCAGGCACGCAGCATCATCCTCTACACCTTCTCCAAGAAGTTCGCCATGACAGGCTGGCGCCTGGGTGCCGCCATCGGGCCCAAGGCGGTCATCGACATCATCGCCAAGCTCAACGTCAACGACGAGTCTTGCTCCAACCACTTCATCCAGCACGGCGCCCTCGAAGGCCTGACCGGCGACCAGTCCGGTCCCAGAGCCATCCTTGAAACCCTCAAGGAGCGGCGCGACATTGCCGTCGATTTGCTGAACTCCATGCCCGGCGTGAGTTGTCCCAGGCCCGAAGCGACCTTCTACCTCTTTCCCGAAGTCACGGAACTCATGGCGCGCAAGGGCTTCGGCGCCGACTATGCGGCCTTCGCCGAGGACGTCCTGGTCAGAACGGGCGTCTCGCTCTGCACGCGCCTGCACTTCGGCCGCCCTCTGCCCGGGGAGAAACAGCGCTTCGTACGCCTTGCCTATTCGGGCATAGGCGCGGACGAAATTCGCAAGGGCCTGCTCGCCTTGAAAGCCTACGCGGAAGCATAG
- a CDS encoding HlyD family type I secretion periplasmic adaptor subunit, producing the protein MNSQKNRPGLQPQVGGIVGESGSEDPAAPKTALTSRSEAKGKAGAAYGFVGELRDLDSKDQFVANSLLIAAILLFVVVVSWAAYAPLDETVRGFGKVIPSSDIKRVQNFEGGIVKEILVREGELVSKGQLLILLNQIQMGSRFREQHSGYLDSILAIARLEAELNAREDMDFPEEILNQKPHLVENQRRLLRSRNDSRRSALSVLECEREQRVQELKELRSRLDFQLKTHALLKQEVEMIRGMTAKGAASDMDLLRAQREFSDLSGQIADTRIAIPKVLAAVEGANHRIEEQKGRQRSAILDELTAIRTQMEGVRETLPALEDKMDRTSVRSPVDGTVKRVFVSTIGEAVGAGKEMLEIVPREDSLLIEAKVSPRDIAFLYSGQAADVKITAYDFSIFGSMPGIVEHISADAITDEQQKQSYYLIKVRTHKASLKGRAGEELPIIPGMVAEVDVLTGKKTVLEYILKPILKTAQSSLLER; encoded by the coding sequence ATGAACTCGCAAAAAAATCGGCCGGGGCTTCAGCCTCAAGTTGGAGGAATCGTTGGCGAGAGCGGCTCGGAAGATCCTGCCGCACCAAAAACAGCATTGACCTCTCGGTCCGAGGCGAAGGGCAAGGCTGGCGCGGCTTATGGATTTGTGGGGGAGTTGCGTGATCTCGATTCCAAGGATCAGTTCGTGGCCAATAGTCTGCTGATTGCCGCCATACTCTTGTTTGTTGTCGTTGTTTCGTGGGCCGCGTACGCTCCGCTCGATGAAACGGTAAGGGGTTTTGGCAAAGTCATTCCGTCATCCGATATAAAGCGTGTCCAAAATTTCGAGGGAGGAATAGTCAAGGAAATACTGGTCCGTGAAGGGGAGCTGGTCTCAAAGGGACAACTGCTCATCCTGCTGAATCAGATTCAGATGGGATCCAGATTTCGGGAACAGCACTCGGGCTACCTTGATTCCATTCTCGCCATCGCCCGATTGGAGGCTGAGCTTAATGCGAGGGAGGACATGGATTTTCCCGAAGAGATCCTGAATCAAAAGCCGCATCTCGTCGAGAATCAGCGTCGGCTTTTGCGTTCGCGAAATGACAGTCGCCGGAGCGCGTTGAGCGTGCTTGAGTGTGAGCGTGAGCAACGCGTCCAGGAGCTCAAGGAGCTCAGGAGTCGGCTTGATTTTCAGCTGAAAACCCATGCTCTGCTCAAACAGGAAGTGGAGATGATTCGCGGCATGACAGCCAAAGGCGCGGCTTCGGACATGGATCTCTTGCGGGCGCAGCGCGAATTCTCCGATCTTTCCGGCCAGATTGCCGATACGCGTATAGCAATCCCCAAGGTGCTCGCGGCTGTCGAGGGGGCTAATCATCGCATCGAGGAGCAGAAGGGCAGACAACGCTCCGCCATACTGGATGAACTCACCGCGATTCGCACGCAAATGGAAGGCGTGAGAGAGACCTTGCCCGCGCTGGAAGACAAAATGGACCGCACGAGTGTCAGGTCTCCGGTGGACGGCACGGTCAAGCGGGTTTTTGTGAGCACGATCGGCGAAGCAGTCGGTGCCGGCAAGGAGATGCTTGAAATCGTGCCGAGAGAAGATTCTCTGTTGATAGAGGCAAAAGTTTCGCCGCGAGATATCGCGTTTCTTTATTCCGGTCAGGCCGCCGATGTAAAAATCACGGCGTACGATTTTTCGATCTTCGGCAGCATGCCGGGCATCGTGGAGCATATAAGCGCCGATGCCATCACGGACGAGCAGCAAAAACAGAGTTATTACCTCATCAAGGTAAGAACGCATAAAGCATCCTTGAAAGGACGTGCTGGCGAAGAACTCCCGATCATACCAGGTATGGTTGCGGAGGTGGACGTACTCACCGGAAAGAAGACCGTGTTGGAATATATTCTGAAACCTATCCTCAAAACTGCACAAAGCTCGTTACTGGAGAGGTGA
- a CDS encoding response regulator, with protein MKKTILLVEDDLLLRKGLKTMIEMRGGFSIEADTGSGKEALRLFGMVHPDIVLLDLRLPDIPGTEVLRQLKQAAPKVPVILLTICEENELLFQALALGANAYVLKGAGPEELFLGIHYSLKNEVFISPKLAKIIVDDYLLVNQHRKSLPPLHNLTAREKQIVRLIIDGKKSKEIADILFISIKTVNKHRSNILVKLGIHNLSELRQRKLYVLDTIIDESQKKKLKN; from the coding sequence ATGAAAAAAACGATTCTCTTGGTTGAAGACGACCTCCTGTTGCGCAAGGGATTGAAAACCATGATTGAGATGCGGGGCGGATTCAGTATCGAAGCGGATACGGGCAGTGGAAAGGAGGCGCTGAGGCTTTTTGGAATGGTCCACCCGGATATTGTTTTGCTCGACCTGCGACTTCCCGACATCCCCGGCACGGAGGTACTGCGGCAGTTGAAACAGGCGGCGCCGAAGGTTCCGGTTATCTTGCTGACCATTTGCGAAGAGAACGAACTGCTTTTTCAAGCTCTTGCCCTTGGCGCCAACGCCTATGTGCTCAAGGGGGCAGGGCCGGAAGAATTGTTCTTGGGGATTCATTATTCTCTTAAAAATGAGGTGTTTATAAGCCCAAAATTGGCCAAGATAATTGTCGATGATTATCTCTTGGTCAACCAACATCGCAAATCCCTTCCTCCTCTGCACAATCTTACGGCACGGGAAAAGCAGATAGTGAGGCTTATTATTGACGGTAAAAAGAGCAAGGAGATTGCCGATATTCTTTTCATCAGCATCAAGACCGTGAATAAACACAGATCAAATATTCTCGTGAAACTCGGAATTCACAATCTTTCCGAGCTTCGCCAAAGAAAACTTTATGTATTGGATACTATAATTGATGAGAGTCAGAAGAAAAAATTAAAAAACTAA
- a CDS encoding phosphatase PAP2/dual specificity phosphatase family protein — protein MGNIHRLDGASRQGLTEAALVAAFTSVLFITVYGGCSWLTSLRGDVGSVVLAWERMIPFVPLMIIPYMSIDLFFVMAPFVCKRSDERRMFARRISFAILIAGLFFLCFPLRFAFERPVPDGWLGTIFSFLHAFDRPYNMFPSLHIALQGILAEVYAAATTRLLRLALLAWFGLVGFSTVLTWQHHVVDVIGGFVLAVFCCYLFSRGPREHGTANYRVAHLYGIGAVLFGLAAAATGHLLPAWPAAAMLLVCSAYCGLFPNVYRKHGGRLQLCSRILLAPVILGHFVSLVYYSRRSGPWNEILPGLWMGRRLSDAQARQAIGLGVTAVLDLTSEFSEAPSFRAARYLNVPILDLTAPTSAQFAEAVSFIKNEMERGTVYVHCKVGYSRSAAIIGGYLIEKGDCGDARDAVALLRGKRPGLVVRDEVVSFLQTCTVLD, from the coding sequence ATGGGGAATATTCACCGTCTCGACGGCGCGTCGCGCCAGGGACTGACAGAGGCGGCCCTCGTCGCCGCATTCACGTCTGTGCTGTTCATCACGGTGTACGGAGGCTGTTCATGGCTGACTTCGCTGCGCGGCGATGTCGGGTCCGTGGTCTTGGCGTGGGAGCGGATGATTCCTTTCGTGCCCCTCATGATCATTCCGTACATGTCCATAGACCTGTTTTTCGTCATGGCGCCCTTTGTCTGCAAGAGATCTGACGAACGCCGGATGTTCGCCAGGCGCATCAGTTTCGCCATTCTGATCGCGGGTCTGTTTTTTTTGTGCTTCCCGCTGCGGTTCGCCTTCGAACGCCCGGTACCTGACGGATGGCTTGGAACGATCTTCAGCTTTTTGCACGCGTTCGACCGTCCGTACAACATGTTTCCTTCGCTGCATATCGCGTTGCAAGGCATTCTCGCCGAAGTGTACGCAGCCGCCACCACAAGGTTGCTGCGATTGGCCCTGCTCGCATGGTTCGGTCTGGTCGGATTTTCGACCGTTCTCACCTGGCAGCATCATGTCGTCGATGTCATCGGCGGCTTCGTTCTGGCCGTATTCTGCTGTTACCTTTTTTCGCGTGGTCCGAGGGAACATGGAACCGCGAATTATCGTGTAGCGCATCTCTACGGTATTGGCGCGGTCTTGTTCGGCCTGGCAGCGGCAGCAACGGGACATCTGCTTCCGGCGTGGCCAGCCGCGGCAATGCTTCTGGTCTGCAGCGCATACTGCGGGCTTTTTCCCAACGTGTATCGCAAGCACGGCGGTCGTTTGCAGCTGTGCTCCCGCATCCTGCTGGCTCCCGTCATTCTCGGCCATTTCGTGTCGCTGGTGTATTACTCCCGTCGGTCCGGTCCATGGAACGAAATACTTCCCGGTCTCTGGATGGGCCGAAGACTGTCTGATGCGCAGGCGCGTCAGGCAATCGGCCTGGGCGTTACCGCAGTTTTGGATCTGACGTCGGAATTCTCCGAGGCTCCGTCCTTTCGGGCCGCACGCTATCTGAATGTGCCCATCCTCGACCTGACCGCCCCGACCAGCGCCCAGTTCGCCGAAGCCGTCTCGTTCATCAAAAACGAAATGGAGCGCGGAACGGTCTATGTGCACTGCAAGGTCGGATATTCGCGCAGCGCTGCGATCATCGGCGGTTATCTCATCGAAAAGGGAGACTGCGGGGATGCCCGTGATGCGGTTGCTCTGTTGCGCGGGAAGAGGCCTGGTCTGGTGGTGCGTGACGAAGTCGTGTCTTTTCTGCAAACGTGTACGGTTCTGGACTGA
- a CDS encoding HD domain-containing phosphohydrolase — MQIQKIIREFDQLHIHLNNEIYHYNDELEECRILIVDDYEINILVLIEALKSYSKISVSQDSKIAFDSLSYSLPDIVLLDLFMPDMNGFEICKYIKNNEHTSDIPIIFITSAHDPLSLSKAFELGAVDYIKKPFDTIEVNARLRTHLKLKIAERKLKEHNANLEIKVVERTKKLEEKNIELNEVKRETIFRLCLAAEMRDVDTGNHINRIQAYTEVIALKCGMSREEAEQLSLASSMHDLGKIGIPDHILLKPGELTSEESEIMKQHTVIGARALADGKSDLLRVAHRVALSHHERWDGKGYPQGLRGVNIPIEARIVGLVDVFDALISRRAYKHAFTVDDAIMIILSEKGNHFDPKLVDIFIASLNEIMAIKDMFSYE, encoded by the coding sequence ATGCAAATCCAAAAAATAATCAGAGAATTTGATCAATTACATATTCATTTGAATAATGAAATATATCATTACAATGATGAATTGGAAGAATGCAGGATTCTTATTGTAGATGATTATGAAATCAATATTCTTGTTTTGATCGAGGCGCTTAAATCATACTCAAAAATTTCCGTTTCTCAAGACAGCAAGATAGCATTTGATTCTTTGTCGTACTCATTACCAGACATAGTACTTCTTGATTTGTTCATGCCTGACATGAATGGTTTTGAAATTTGCAAATATATAAAAAACAATGAGCATACTAGCGATATTCCAATTATTTTCATTACATCAGCACACGATCCTTTAAGCCTGAGTAAAGCTTTTGAACTTGGCGCTGTAGATTACATAAAAAAGCCTTTTGATACGATTGAGGTCAATGCTCGGCTGCGAACACACTTGAAGCTTAAAATTGCTGAGCGTAAATTGAAAGAGCATAATGCAAATCTTGAAATAAAAGTGGTTGAGAGAACAAAAAAACTTGAAGAAAAAAATATTGAGCTCAATGAAGTAAAGCGGGAGACGATTTTCAGATTATGTCTTGCTGCAGAAATGCGTGATGTAGACACTGGAAATCACATCAACCGCATTCAGGCATACACTGAAGTAATCGCTTTGAAATGCGGAATGTCGCGAGAAGAAGCCGAACAATTGAGTTTGGCAAGTTCAATGCACGATCTTGGAAAAATAGGCATTCCGGACCACATTCTACTCAAGCCGGGCGAGCTCACTTCTGAAGAATCTGAAATCATGAAGCAACATACCGTGATCGGCGCGAGGGCCTTGGCGGATGGAAAGTCTGATTTGTTGCGCGTGGCGCACAGGGTGGCCTTGTCGCATCACGAACGTTGGGATGGAAAGGGCTACCCACAGGGCTTGCGCGGTGTGAACATACCCATTGAAGCGCGGATTGTCGGACTTGTGGACGTCTTTGACGCCTTGATTTCACGAAGAGCATATAAACATGCATTTACTGTGGATGATGCGATCATGATCATCCTCAGCGAGAAAGGAAATCATTTCGATCCCAAGCTTGTAGACATATTTATCGCATCATTGAATGAAATAATGGCTATCAAGGACATGTTTTCTTATGAATGA
- a CDS encoding lysophospholipid acyltransferase family protein — protein MKGILRLLWFTLFARPLIFLIMGVNVRNRQGLGTTSPSIVVANHNSHLDALVLMSMFPLSSLRKVRPVAAQDYFLRNRWLAWFALNVIGIIPFMRLAEGRRDDPLAACSAALTGGETLIFFPEGSRGEPERMGEFRTGIAHLARRHPNTPVIPVFLQGIGKSLPRGEWVLVPVICDVVVGAALHWDGCRKSFMKRLADSFERLASTVSRHGVD, from the coding sequence ATGAAAGGCATTCTCAGATTGCTTTGGTTCACCCTGTTCGCCAGGCCCCTGATTTTTTTGATCATGGGGGTGAACGTCAGAAACCGCCAGGGCCTCGGCACAACTTCTCCGTCCATCGTGGTCGCAAATCACAACAGCCACCTCGACGCTCTGGTCCTCATGTCGATGTTCCCCCTGTCCAGTCTGAGAAAAGTGCGTCCGGTGGCCGCGCAGGACTATTTCCTGAGAAACAGGTGGCTGGCTTGGTTCGCCCTGAACGTCATCGGCATCATTCCCTTCATGCGCTTGGCCGAGGGGCGCAGGGATGATCCCCTTGCCGCCTGCTCAGCGGCGCTGACAGGCGGGGAGACTCTTATTTTCTTTCCCGAGGGCAGCAGGGGGGAGCCGGAGCGCATGGGCGAATTCAGGACCGGGATTGCGCACCTGGCCAGACGGCACCCGAATACACCTGTAATCCCCGTCTTTCTGCAGGGGATCGGTAAATCACTGCCCAGGGGCGAATGGGTTCTGGTTCCTGTCATTTGTGACGTTGTCGTCGGAGCCGCGTTGCATTGGGACGGGTGTCGCAAGAGTTTCATGAAACGTCTCGCGGACAGCTTCGAAAGGTTGGCGTCGACAGTGAGCCGCCATGGTGTCGACTGA
- a CDS encoding CDP-alcohol phosphatidyltransferase family protein, with product MTVYALKSKFQNMLRPACRFLADNGVTANQVTVSATILSAAAGSLVWLSAGARWTLAVLPCALFVRMAFNALDGMLAREHGMRSDVGAMLNELGDVVSDAALYLPLTVVPGCSAPLVVMAVVLGTLSEMVGILGVQFGGGRRYDGPMGKSDRAAAFGLLSLAFASGAPRETWPHAVMIGIVMLLVVTIFRRAGKALQGGAA from the coding sequence ATGACCGTCTATGCGTTGAAATCCAAGTTTCAGAATATGCTCCGCCCCGCCTGCCGATTTCTGGCGGATAATGGTGTTACGGCAAATCAGGTCACTGTCTCGGCCACGATCTTGTCTGCTGCGGCGGGCAGTCTTGTCTGGCTTTCCGCCGGGGCAAGATGGACCCTTGCGGTCTTGCCGTGCGCTTTGTTCGTGCGGATGGCTTTCAATGCGCTGGATGGGATGCTGGCGCGGGAGCACGGAATGCGGTCCGATGTGGGCGCCATGCTGAACGAATTGGGCGACGTGGTCTCCGACGCGGCGCTGTATCTGCCCCTGACTGTGGTGCCGGGATGCTCCGCGCCGTTGGTCGTGATGGCTGTGGTGCTGGGGACGCTCAGCGAGATGGTCGGGATTCTCGGTGTCCAGTTTGGGGGCGGTCGGCGATATGACGGCCCCATGGGCAAGAGTGATCGTGCCGCGGCCTTTGGCCTGCTCTCGCTGGCCTTTGCGAGCGGGGCGCCGCGAGAGACCTGGCCTCATGCTGTTATGATCGGGATTGTCATGCTGCTGGTCGTCACGATTTTCCGGAGGGCCGGGAAGGCTTTGCAGGGAGGAGCGGCATGA
- a CDS encoding bifunctional alpha/beta hydrolase/class I SAM-dependent methyltransferase, which yields MEWIESEGTFSSWDGAKLFYRSWRSSETTDRALIFLHRGHEHSGRLARAVQELGLGDFSAFCWDLRGHGRSPGDRGHAENYYDLVRDLDAFVRFVCVEHGISAENIVIAANSVGAVTACAWVHDFAPRIRALVLLAPAFRIRLYVPMAMPLLRMLLKFKEKAFVSSYVSAAMLTHDSEQRRLYRTDPLITRRISVNVLVEMHDTAGRIMDDAAAITTPTLILAAGSDCVVEAEAQRKFYRNLGATRKEMHEYPGFHHALLHEAGRDCIMEDIREFVIRSFTEDVDRSLLLNAHKGGAMRVEYDLLRQSTSALRTAFFSMQKYALRALGRLSRGIAIGLETGFDSGRSLDYVYEDSARGLGRIGRAIDRAYLDAIGWKGIRMRRRHLEKQLHVVMDNLEAAASQVTLLDVATGCGRYVLSVLKARKGEVDATLRDWDDGNLEQGRALASSLGLGRTHFERADAFDPESIRAVSPRPNVVIVSGLYELFPDNDLVLASLTAIGEVTEPGGYLIYTGQPWHPQLEVIARVLPNRDGASWIMRRRSQAELDEMVRSAGFEKIGMEIDPWGIFTVSTARRARD from the coding sequence ATGGAATGGATCGAATCCGAAGGAACATTCTCCAGCTGGGATGGCGCTAAGTTGTTCTATCGCAGCTGGCGTTCGTCAGAGACGACTGACAGGGCGCTGATCTTCCTGCATCGCGGCCATGAGCACTCCGGGCGTCTGGCCCGTGCGGTGCAGGAACTGGGGCTGGGCGATTTCAGCGCCTTTTGCTGGGACTTACGGGGGCATGGCCGATCACCGGGAGACCGGGGACACGCAGAGAACTACTACGATTTGGTCAGAGACTTGGATGCGTTTGTCCGTTTCGTTTGTGTCGAACATGGCATTTCGGCCGAAAATATCGTCATCGCGGCCAACAGCGTGGGCGCGGTCACGGCCTGTGCCTGGGTGCACGACTTCGCGCCGCGAATTCGGGCCCTGGTCCTGCTCGCCCCAGCTTTCCGCATCAGGCTATATGTCCCCATGGCCATGCCGCTGCTGCGCATGCTTCTCAAATTTAAGGAGAAGGCCTTTGTCAGCAGCTACGTGAGCGCGGCCATGCTGACTCACGACTCCGAGCAGCGGCGTCTCTATCGAACAGACCCTCTGATCACGCGTCGCATCTCCGTCAATGTCCTTGTGGAGATGCACGACACGGCCGGTCGGATCATGGACGATGCCGCCGCCATCACCACGCCGACGCTGATTCTCGCGGCGGGGTCGGACTGCGTCGTCGAAGCCGAGGCCCAGAGAAAATTCTACAGAAATCTCGGGGCGACCCGGAAGGAAATGCACGAGTATCCCGGCTTCCATCATGCCCTGCTTCACGAGGCGGGCCGGGATTGCATCATGGAGGATATCCGCGAGTTCGTCATCCGGTCCTTCACGGAGGATGTGGACCGCTCGCTTCTGCTGAACGCACACAAGGGTGGCGCCATGCGCGTGGAGTATGACCTGCTCCGGCAGTCCACGTCAGCTCTAAGGACAGCGTTCTTTTCTATGCAAAAATATGCGTTGCGGGCGCTGGGCAGGCTGAGCCGCGGAATCGCGATCGGTCTGGAGACCGGTTTCGATTCGGGGAGAAGTCTTGATTACGTGTATGAAGACAGCGCCCGTGGCCTCGGCCGCATAGGCCGGGCCATCGACCGCGCCTACCTCGACGCCATCGGCTGGAAAGGCATCCGCATGCGCCGCCGCCATCTGGAAAAACAGCTTCACGTAGTGATGGACAATCTTGAAGCCGCTGCGTCCCAGGTCACGCTTTTGGATGTTGCAACAGGCTGCGGCCGCTATGTCCTGAGCGTCCTCAAGGCGCGGAAGGGCGAAGTCGATGCGACTTTGCGGGATTGGGACGACGGAAATTTGGAGCAGGGCCGGGCGCTGGCTTCAAGCCTCGGTCTCGGTCGCACGCATTTTGAACGGGCCGACGCCTTTGATCCAGAGTCGATCCGGGCGGTCAGTCCGCGTCCCAATGTTGTCATCGTGTCCGGCCTTTACGAATTGTTTCCTGACAATGACCTGGTTCTCGCTTCCCTTACGGCCATCGGCGAGGTGACCGAGCCGGGCGGGTACCTCATCTATACGGGGCAGCCCTGGCATCCACAGCTCGAGGTCATCGCCAGGGTCCTGCCCAATCGTGACGGCGCGTCATGGATCATGCGCCGCCGTTCCCAGGCGGAACTGGACGAGATGGTCAGGTCGGCCGGATTCGAGAAAATCGGTATGGAGATCGACCCATGGGGAATATTCACCGTCTCGACGGCGCGTCGCGCCAGGGACTGA
- a CDS encoding phosphatidate cytidylyltransferase yields the protein MIALHALPPSRLFMISTLAVLAVVTLGVALKEVHRSGQDRQRSEVLVRTRTWWLIVLPLFGTLSASRGAAISFFCIVFYLAFKEYLTFIPTRRADHRVLFWAYLAIPIQYYFAYISWYGMFIIFIPVYCFLLLPVRMLLRGDTQGFLKAVGTLHWGLMTTVFSLSHAAFLLTLRGEDVEGDYGVSLVLLLVILTEANDIAQFCWGKGFGHAKVVPSVSPNKTWAGLAGGVATTALLAGLVGPYLTPMTVSQALLAGVLIGISGFFGDICVSAIKRDIGIKDTGNMLPGHGGILDRVDSLTFTAPVFFHFIYYTYH from the coding sequence ATGATCGCGCTTCACGCGTTGCCGCCTTCCAGACTCTTCATGATCTCCACACTTGCCGTCCTGGCCGTGGTCACCCTTGGTGTGGCCCTGAAGGAGGTACATCGCTCCGGCCAAGACAGGCAACGCAGCGAAGTGCTGGTGCGCACGAGAACATGGTGGCTCATCGTGCTTCCGCTGTTCGGAACCCTGTCCGCCTCACGGGGTGCCGCGATCAGCTTTTTCTGCATCGTGTTCTATCTGGCATTCAAAGAGTACCTCACGTTCATTCCTACCAGAAGGGCCGACCACAGAGTCCTGTTCTGGGCTTACCTCGCCATACCGATCCAGTATTATTTTGCCTATATCTCTTGGTACGGGATGTTTATAATCTTCATTCCGGTCTACTGCTTCCTGCTGCTCCCCGTCAGGATGTTGCTACGCGGGGATACGCAAGGGTTTCTCAAGGCCGTGGGAACGCTGCATTGGGGCCTCATGACCACGGTGTTCAGTCTGAGCCATGCGGCCTTTCTGCTTACCCTTCGCGGCGAGGATGTGGAGGGCGACTACGGAGTCAGTCTGGTTCTGCTCCTCGTCATTCTGACGGAAGCCAATGATATCGCTCAGTTCTGCTGGGGCAAGGGGTTTGGTCACGCCAAGGTGGTGCCTTCGGTCAGTCCGAACAAAACATGGGCGGGTCTGGCCGGCGGAGTGGCCACCACGGCCCTGCTGGCGGGCCTGGTCGGACCATATCTCACCCCAATGACCGTATCGCAGGCGCTGCTGGCGGGGGTGCTGATCGGCATTTCCGGTTTTTTCGGGGACATCTGCGTCTCGGCGATCAAGCGCGACATCGGCATAAAAGACACGGGGAACATGTTGCCCGGTCATGGCGGCATTCTGGACCGGGTGGACAGCCTGACGTTCACGGCCCCGGTCTTCTTCCATTTCATCTACTACACGTATCACTGA
- a CDS encoding M23 family metallopeptidase → MKGILVIILCIIAAGFAIPERIVVPVVGATPGDWNRKSFWHESWGLSGVHKGIDIFGRLGTVVTSATAGIVLFVGSIDRGGNVAVVLGPKWRLHYYAHLDSLTTSAFRLVPPGGELGTLGDTGNARGTPLHLHYSVLRIFPVPWDIDDSTQGCWKAFYLDPDPYLCGTP, encoded by the coding sequence ATGAAAGGAATCCTCGTAATCATCCTGTGTATCATCGCTGCCGGTTTCGCGATCCCGGAAAGGATCGTGGTCCCGGTGGTCGGGGCGACACCCGGCGACTGGAACCGGAAATCCTTCTGGCATGAGTCGTGGGGCCTGTCCGGGGTCCACAAGGGCATCGACATCTTCGGCCGCCTGGGGACAGTCGTGACGAGCGCCACGGCGGGTATTGTGCTTTTTGTCGGGAGCATCGACCGGGGCGGCAACGTGGCCGTGGTGCTGGGGCCGAAATGGCGTCTGCATTATTACGCCCACCTGGACTCCCTCACGACGTCCGCGTTTCGTCTTGTCCCGCCCGGCGGCGAGTTGGGGACACTCGGCGATACCGGCAACGCACGCGGCACGCCGCTCCATCTGCACTACTCCGTGCTACGCATTTTTCCCGTCCCGTGGGACATCGACGATTCGACGCAGGGTTGCTGGAAGGCGTTTTACCTCGACCCTGATCCGTATCTCTGCGGCACACCATGA